The Deinococcus wulumuqiensis R12 genome has a window encoding:
- a CDS encoding putative quinol monooxygenase, with product MSPVSVHAVLTPKPEHLAEVEAELRVMARASRQEEGNLRYDLTRERTESGVRLHISERYRDEAAVQAHRDSAHYQAYRAKAAGWLAEPPQVSVMEEVDVAG from the coding sequence ATGAGTCCGGTCAGCGTTCACGCGGTCCTGACCCCTAAGCCCGAGCACCTGGCCGAGGTCGAGGCCGAACTGCGCGTGATGGCCCGCGCCTCCCGCCAGGAGGAAGGCAACCTGCGCTACGACCTGACCCGCGAGCGCACGGAGAGCGGCGTGCGGCTGCATATCAGCGAGCGTTACCGCGACGAGGCTGCGGTGCAGGCCCACCGCGACTCCGCCCACTATCAGGCCTACCGCGCCAAAGCTGCCGGTTGGCTGGCCGAGCCGCCGCAGGTCAGTGTGATGGAAGAAGTGGACGTGGCCGGGTAA